One genomic region from candidate division WOR-3 bacterium encodes:
- a CDS encoding TonB-dependent receptor, producing MSRLTNFRYLPARLLVLVLVIVGTVLAGNTGVLVGRVVDKKTGEPLAFANVVIEKTELGAATDANGRYEIINIPPGRYTVTASYVRYNPMSVTDVLIVQDQTVTVDFRLSETVVEIGRVVEVTAKKVELVNPTTVSVERIITDEEFKRLPVTQLTELVGMQAGVTQTQSRGWTHIRGGRFDDVSYLVDGVAAQDQVYGTLWSSPKPTTDAIQSVVVITGGFDAEYGEAMSGVIKAVTKEGGQKTSGRFRYATDEVFPKPDLNFGYNRLSFSLGGPTPFWNRLRYFLSTEYFKTDDDRGCRYHVDAPRGEYALEGKVTLAMPKSFFLTKEGLKLTLDGHHSNYQWRTYSHTYRFWLRGLYANRVRSYKGNLTLNHMLSPTTVYEAKFGMFMTSLMRSVRNFYAEAADTTGFWGSMRKLGIWDRFFFRGEDWVFDWKKYRDYELAHPELFDTTKTPKDQRDAVVKLFRSYWLAKTAGGADTMVYAHPGEHNFVTGYALIDYPYGVAGLFITEGDDRSWHYRATNDYFGKFDFTRTVNKVHEVKAGVSVTQYVISVYENSLPWDPNPFWDAFSYKPVVAAAYVQDKADFEDLVVRAGLRFDYLDSKARVRAYPESLGARPEIADSMLPVPAKYRLSPRLGLSYPITERIKFRFSYGHFFKNPTFSNLYTYADKSAAELRGRGNIVVGNADMGAEKTIAYELGFDAQLSDIFQFDITAFYKDVYDLSGIRVVQALPQPYSMFYNVEYARIQGFEATMNKVLSDYWSARLGYTFTIAKGTASDAWTQYGRSDPYKIDYYLDQDQRHALHGDLGFSFPSDFAFVPLRDFDVSGVVAYGSGTPYTPTDIRGNPTGPENSARLPGTLNVDARASKDLRLGGMTFSLSCDVTNVVNATQIVNVHTATGKPDFTGRIITRYEFGSGIAFGDFYYHPYRDYNHDGYMSQFEQYDSYVRAYQDKNDPPTYYGPPRKIRFGLSLSF from the coding sequence ATGAGCAGATTGACCAATTTCCGATACCTGCCGGCCAGGCTACTGGTTCTAGTTCTGGTCATTGTCGGAACGGTTCTTGCCGGCAATACCGGTGTGCTCGTCGGCCGGGTCGTGGACAAGAAGACCGGTGAGCCGCTGGCATTCGCCAACGTCGTCATCGAGAAGACCGAACTCGGCGCGGCCACGGACGCGAACGGCCGATATGAGATAATCAATATCCCGCCTGGCCGTTATACGGTGACTGCTTCGTACGTGCGGTACAATCCGATGTCGGTAACTGACGTGCTCATTGTGCAGGACCAGACCGTGACGGTGGACTTCCGTCTGTCCGAGACGGTGGTTGAGATTGGCCGGGTGGTCGAGGTTACGGCCAAGAAGGTAGAGCTTGTCAACCCGACCACGGTTTCGGTCGAGCGAATCATTACCGACGAGGAGTTCAAGCGTTTGCCGGTAACACAGCTGACCGAGCTGGTCGGCATGCAGGCCGGCGTGACTCAGACTCAGAGCCGTGGCTGGACCCATATCCGCGGGGGGCGGTTCGATGACGTATCGTACCTGGTGGATGGGGTCGCAGCCCAAGACCAGGTCTATGGTACGCTGTGGTCCAGCCCGAAGCCGACAACCGATGCCATCCAGTCGGTAGTTGTAATCACTGGCGGATTTGACGCCGAGTATGGCGAGGCGATGTCCGGAGTCATCAAGGCGGTGACCAAGGAAGGCGGACAGAAGACGTCGGGCCGGTTCCGGTACGCAACCGACGAGGTCTTTCCAAAGCCCGATCTAAACTTTGGATACAACCGTCTGAGCTTCAGTCTCGGTGGTCCGACACCGTTTTGGAACCGACTGCGCTACTTCCTCTCGACCGAGTACTTCAAGACTGATGACGACCGCGGCTGTCGGTACCACGTGGATGCACCGCGCGGCGAGTACGCACTCGAGGGAAAGGTGACGTTGGCGATGCCCAAGTCTTTCTTCCTGACTAAGGAAGGACTTAAGCTTACGCTTGATGGGCATCACTCGAATTATCAGTGGCGAACCTACTCGCATACCTACCGGTTCTGGCTTAGAGGGCTGTATGCGAACCGGGTACGTTCTTACAAGGGTAACTTGACTCTGAACCACATGTTGAGTCCGACCACGGTGTATGAGGCCAAGTTCGGTATGTTCATGACTTCGCTCATGCGTTCAGTACGCAACTTTTACGCCGAGGCCGCGGACACGACTGGATTCTGGGGTTCGATGCGTAAACTGGGTATCTGGGACCGGTTCTTCTTCCGGGGTGAAGACTGGGTGTTTGACTGGAAGAAGTACCGTGACTACGAGCTTGCGCATCCGGAATTGTTTGATACGACGAAGACGCCAAAGGATCAGCGGGATGCAGTGGTGAAGCTGTTCCGCTCGTACTGGTTGGCCAAGACTGCTGGTGGTGCGGACACGATGGTATATGCTCACCCGGGCGAACACAATTTCGTTACCGGCTACGCGCTGATTGACTACCCGTACGGCGTTGCCGGGTTGTTTATCACCGAGGGCGACGACCGGTCGTGGCACTACCGGGCGACCAACGACTACTTCGGCAAGTTTGACTTCACCAGGACAGTGAACAAGGTGCACGAGGTCAAGGCCGGGGTCTCGGTTACTCAATACGTCATCTCGGTGTATGAGAACTCCCTGCCCTGGGACCCGAACCCGTTCTGGGATGCGTTCAGCTACAAGCCGGTGGTGGCAGCGGCGTACGTCCAGGACAAGGCCGATTTCGAGGACCTCGTAGTTCGGGCCGGGCTGAGGTTTGATTACCTCGACTCCAAGGCTAGGGTCAGGGCCTATCCTGAGAGCCTGGGTGCACGGCCAGAGATTGCCGATAGTATGCTGCCAGTTCCGGCCAAGTACCGGCTGTCCCCGCGGCTCGGACTTTCCTATCCGATTACGGAAAGAATAAAGTTCCGGTTCTCGTACGGCCACTTCTTCAAGAACCCGACCTTCAGCAATCTCTACACTTACGCGGACAAGAGTGCGGCTGAACTTCGCGGCCGGGGCAACATCGTTGTCGGCAACGCGGATATGGGTGCGGAGAAGACTATCGCCTATGAGCTTGGCTTCGATGCACAGCTCTCCGACATATTCCAGTTCGACATCACCGCGTTCTACAAAGACGTGTATGACCTGTCCGGCATCAGGGTGGTACAGGCTCTGCCCCAGCCGTATTCGATGTTCTATAACGTCGAGTATGCCCGGATTCAGGGGTTTGAGGCAACGATGAACAAGGTACTTTCTGACTACTGGTCAGCACGACTTGGATACACGTTCACGATTGCCAAGGGTACGGCTTCAGACGCGTGGACTCAGTATGGCCGCTCCGACCCGTACAAGATTGACTACTATCTGGACCAGGACCAGCGTCACGCGCTGCACGGTGATCTCGGGTTCTCTTTCCCGAGCGATTTTGCCTTTGTGCCGCTGCGGGACTTTGACGTCTCAGGCGTCGTAGCCTACGGTTCGGGTACACCCTACACGCCGACCGACATCCGCGGTAACCCTACCGGCCCGGAGAACTCAGCCCGGTTGCCTGGAACGCTCAATGTTGATGCCCGGGCCTCAAAGGACTTGAGGCTCGGTGGGATGACGTTCTCCCTGTCCTGCGATGTCACTAATGTGGTGAACGCAACCCAGATTGTCAACGTGCACACGGCAACCGGCAAGCCGGACTTCACCGGCAGGATTATTACCAGGTACGAGTTCGGGTCCGGGATTGCGTTCGGCGATTTCTACTACCATCCGTATCGCGACTACAACCACGATGGCTACATGAGCCAGTTCGAACAGTACGATTCCTACGTGCGCGCGTACCAGGACAAGAATGACCCGCCGACCTATTACGGGCCGCCGCGGAAGATAAGGTTTGGACTCAGCTTGTCGTTCTAA
- a CDS encoding PorV/PorQ family protein → MTRMTNTQRPMTKKILAVAFAWLLVASVGLAAFSKVGTTGAAFLKIGVGRATAMGEAFTAIADDASACYFNPAGLAHVGRQVQFNHVDWIADINHDHLAVVLPMTSFGTMTFAITALTMGDIEQTTIDNPGTKAREDEGTGLFFGAADFCVAATYSRVITDKLSFGFTAKGVQQSIWDMAASALGVDLGLFYNTGFRSLRIGATVANFGTQLAFSGRQLQYGITWPDSGPPSLPGTYRTDAMPLPTTFRFGIAYDLVDVSPSKLTAAIDLTHPSDINETVNIGLEYGYNELFALRGGYILNVDREYAKNVGELSGLTAGLGVRTEPAKGLKLGLDYTFRYLKYLKPTHRVQLTVGF, encoded by the coding sequence ATGACAAGAATGACCAATACCCAACGCCCAATGACCAAGAAGATACTGGCGGTCGCTTTCGCGTGGCTCCTGGTCGCCTCGGTCGGTTTGGCCGCGTTCTCCAAGGTCGGTACGACCGGCGCGGCGTTCCTGAAAATCGGCGTCGGGCGGGCGACTGCGATGGGCGAGGCATTCACGGCAATTGCCGACGATGCTTCGGCCTGCTACTTCAATCCGGCCGGGCTGGCCCATGTTGGACGGCAGGTCCAGTTCAACCACGTTGACTGGATTGCCGACATCAATCACGACCACTTGGCCGTGGTGCTGCCGATGACCAGTTTCGGTACGATGACTTTCGCGATCACGGCGCTGACGATGGGCGACATCGAGCAGACGACAATCGACAATCCAGGTACCAAGGCGCGAGAGGACGAAGGCACCGGGCTGTTCTTCGGCGCAGCGGATTTCTGCGTGGCAGCTACCTATTCCCGGGTTATTACCGACAAGCTTTCCTTTGGCTTCACGGCCAAGGGCGTGCAGCAGTCGATCTGGGACATGGCGGCAAGTGCGCTCGGAGTTGACCTGGGGCTTTTCTACAACACCGGGTTCCGGTCGCTCAGAATCGGTGCAACAGTAGCGAACTTCGGCACCCAGCTTGCCTTTTCTGGACGTCAGCTTCAGTATGGTATTACCTGGCCTGACTCCGGGCCGCCGTCGCTGCCGGGGACTTATCGCACCGACGCAATGCCGCTGCCGACCACGTTCCGCTTCGGCATCGCCTACGACCTGGTTGATGTGAGCCCGAGTAAGTTGACCGCGGCGATTGACCTGACCCATCCGTCGGACATCAATGAGACGGTGAACATCGGCTTAGAGTACGGCTACAACGAGCTGTTTGCGCTGCGCGGCGGGTATATTCTGAACGTTGATCGGGAATACGCGAAGAATGTCGGTGAGCTTTCCGGGCTCACAGCCGGGCTTGGAGTCAGGACCGAGCCGGCCAAAGGTTTGAAGCTCGGCCTGGACTACACGTTCCGCTACCTCAAGTATCTAAAGCCAACGCACCGTGTCCAGTTGACCGTGGGCTTCTAA